The genomic window GCAAATTCCTCTGTAAGAGAGCGATCGCCCAATTTCGTACCTAATGCAGAAATCCATTGATTTCCCACATCTTCATAGATAAATTCTCCTTCCCATTCCAAGTTAGGAGTAAAACAGAACACCCCAACTCTGTCTGTGTTCAGAGACTGGCGGACTTCCTTTACCGTAAATTTAAAGATGGTATTGATATCCAAAGACTCACGAATTTGGGATATTACTCTAGACAAGGCTGTTTTCATCGTCTGTCTTAAAAATAGGGAATGGGGAATTGGGAATGAATTTATATCTCATAATTCCCTAAGCAGAGGTAAATTTAACGTAGTGAGTGCTGTTAACGGTAGTGTGGGTTTGAGCAGCGTGCTGAGGGGGAGGAAGGATAGCAACTAATGACTTTTACTGTAAAAATTGAGAGACACGATAAATAAATACCGTGTCCCTAGGGAAATATTCTTGGAAAAACTGCGCTTTGTTCCTAGTGAATCATCGCCGCTTAGTAGTGGTGCGTCGGAGTTCACGTTTTTCTTGCTCTTGAAGACGGCGATCGCGCCATCCTGCTAAAGTTAAATAGCCAACACCACCAGTAACTACTACTAGCAGCACTAAGGCGACTAAAGCCAAAATACTCAGAAATGGACTTTCCACGATGCCTCTATAGTCCGTTACGACCCCATACTACCATTGCAATTGACCAAGTAAACACAACTAGTAGTGATACCCAACCCAATGTCAAAATCGCCATAGTTTTACTTCTGAAATGATTTACAAAACGTCTCTAATATTTATCATACTGGTTACTGGGGACTGGGTACTGGGCAATTTTCCCATCTTTATCTCAACTAAAGATGAATCATGAAGCCATACCTAATCTCTCTTCCCAATTTTCAATCTTGATTATGAACCGAATTTTAGATCATCAATACATGGCAGAACGGCTAGAATCCCTTAAAGCCGGAATTATTGGGGGTTTGGCTTTGGGTTTGGCTTTCTTAATTACTAGCTTTGTCAATACCCTGGTGCTGGCCAAGTATTTTCCCATACTCGTAAGTCTGCAAAGAGATTTTAATTGGTATTGGTTAATGAGTGGGGCGATCGCTGGTTTTTCTGGTTTACTATTCGGTGTGACTTACCGCTATATCATCCGCACCGATCAAAATCCACACTTAAACTCTGGTGGTGTGTTGGCTTTTGGTTTGGTGCGTGGCTTAACTCAAATCGAAGGGTTAAATGCTAGTAGTACAGTTTTACCCTTTGTTGTATTAGTAGGTGAAAGTATATTGTGGTTTGCAATGGCTGCGATCGCCCTCGATATCGCTCTCCAACGCTCCTGGGTAAAACCTTTTAGTTGATTTGAACTACGGTGTAAGTGTTGTTGAATGCAGCAACAGCGAAATGAAACTAACTGTAGAGACCTTGCATGATACAACGTCTCTACAGTTATAGGAGAGGGGTTTTCCAGATCCCGTGAAAAGTCATATTTGTGAAACCCTGGAATAAATTTAAAGTGGTAGATAAATTTTAATTTGGAATTTTGATTGGTTCAGGCGATCGCTAACAGTGTTTTATGGTTTTAAATAATCCTTGGGGTTTTCTGCTACCCAACCGAGAGAAGAACTCGAACGAATTTCAAAATGCAGATGGGATTGTTTACCCGTTGGTTGTCCGGTTGTGCCGACAGTTCCTAGTACCTGACCTTTATTGAGTTGTTGACCAACTTTAACTTGAATACTATCAAGATGGGCATAACGGCTTTGCAGTCCACCATTATGGTTAATGATGACGAGATTACCGTAAGTACCCTGTTCTTGAGCAAATACTACCTTACCTGGTGCGATCGCTTCAACAGGAGTTCCCACATCTGCTAACAAATCTATGCCGCTATGGAAGAATACCTCACCTGTATTGGGGTTAATTTGCCAGCCATAGGGTAACGTCACCTCTCTCGCCTGCTGAAAAGGATAGCCAGATAGCTTAACAGAGGTAGTGAACATAGCAGTTTTAGGAGTCGCAGTAAAACCATTAGGCGACCAGTTTACCCCAGGTACAAAGACAATTCTGGGGTCTTGTTGACAACCATTCACCTCAAAGAGTGCATCAGGACGAACTTTAAATCTTGTCGCTATTTGTCGCCAAGTTTGACCGCGAGGTACTTCTACAACTACCCCATTGAAAGGAGGAATTTGTAATTCACTACCCACAGTCGGAAGCGAACCATCCTGAAGAGATGGATTCATACCCACAATCGTTTCAGGAACAAGATTGTAACGCTGTGCAATGCTAACCAAAGTATCACCACGAACCACCTTATGCCGCCGAAAACGAGACAAAGCCGAAATTGGGCAACCCTCAACAGCAGCACTAGCACTATTTGAGTTTGGCATTATAGCTGTTGTTAGTCCAAAAGCACTAACTAAGCCACAAAGGAGAAAAAAACGATAGGGAAAAGTCATGGATACAAGATAAGACAGCCTTAACTTTAGATTTTAGTTTGGGAAATTGGGAATTGTATTTTTTTCCCCCTGCTTCCCCAGTCCCCAGTCCCCAGTCCCCAGTCCCCAATCCCCAATCCCCTTCCTCAAAAAGCTACTGAATGGTGAACTACTCCTAGTTGCCTTGTCTGCGACACGCTGCGCGAACGGCTGAACTAGGAGCTTCTGTAATCGCGGGGGAGTGCCTGAACTTAGACTTTCGCCCAAGAACAGGACTTACCTCCCCTCCTACAGCAGAGACGGTTGAACCTTCCGCCTTGATCATTCTGATACCCTCTGCTCTAATATTTATCGCTGCGTTTCCATCCCTGTCATGATGAGTGTTGCAATGAGGACAAGTCCACTCACGGACATCCAATGACAACTCACCAAGTTGATAGAAACAATTAGAGCAGAGCTTGGAACTGGGAAACCATCTATCAATCTCAACCAACTTTCCACCCTTACGTTCTAGCTTATAGGCTAGAAAGTTGGTGAATGTTCCCCATCCCACATCAGATATTGATTTTGCCAACTTGTGATTACGAACCATGCCTTTGACATGAAGATTCTCTACTATGACAGCTTGGCTATCGCTGACTAACTTATAACTAAGTTTGTGCAGAAAATCTTGCCGCGAATTACTAATTCGCTCGTACACCTTGGCAACAACTCTTCTATATCTATTTCTTGATTTACTTCCTTTTTGTTTACGCGCTAATTTTTTCTGTTTGCGCTTAAGATTTTTTTCATGCTTTGCAAGGTGTTTAGGATTATCATATTTAGAAACATGAACACCGTCAG from Nostoc sp. UHCC 0870 includes these protein-coding regions:
- a CDS encoding transposase; this encodes MLHKVVQVRLYPSVEQQIQLAQAFGCARWWWNYALNKSIETYKETGKGLSRAALNAFLPALKKAEDTVWLSDCYSQVLQATTLNLTTAYKNFFAKRAGFPKFKSKFGKQSIQYPQNVLVVNGDVKLPGNIGIVKAKIHRAIEGTIKTVTVSKTPSGKYLASILTEVEGENPVVSEGKIYGIDLGLKHFAVVTDGVHVSKYDNPKHLAKHEKNLKRKQKKLARKQKGSKSRNRYRRVVAKVYERISNSRQDFLHKLSYKLVSDSQAVIVENLHVKGMVRNHKLAKSISDVGWGTFTNFLAYKLERKGGKLVEIDRWFPSSKLCSNCFYQLGELSLDVREWTCPHCNTHHDRDGNAAINIRAEGIRMIKAEGSTVSAVGGEVSPVLGRKSKFRHSPAITEAPSSAVRAACRRQGN
- a CDS encoding peptidoglycan DD-metalloendopeptidase family protein, whose translation is MTFPYRFFLLCGLVSAFGLTTAIMPNSNSASAAVEGCPISALSRFRRHKVVRGDTLVSIAQRYNLVPETIVGMNPSLQDGSLPTVGSELQIPPFNGVVVEVPRGQTWRQIATRFKVRPDALFEVNGCQQDPRIVFVPGVNWSPNGFTATPKTAMFTTSVKLSGYPFQQAREVTLPYGWQINPNTGEVFFHSGIDLLADVGTPVEAIAPGKVVFAQEQGTYGNLVIINHNGGLQSRYAHLDSIQVKVGQQLNKGQVLGTVGTTGQPTGKQSHLHFEIRSSSSLGWVAENPKDYLKP
- the petN gene encoding cytochrome b6-f complex subunit PetN, producing MAILTLGWVSLLVVFTWSIAMVVWGRNGL